In Pan troglodytes isolate AG18354 chromosome 5, NHGRI_mPanTro3-v2.0_pri, whole genome shotgun sequence, the sequence ATGTCCGCTCTTTTATGAAAAAAGTGGGCGGCCCTGAAAAGGGCCTTTggttgaaaatgaaaatagagtGCAGCAAGCAGGAGCCTTAGCCACCGAAGCCGTAAAGAGTGCGTCCCTGTCGCTTCAGCGCGTAGACCACATCCATTGCTGTCACGGTCTTGCGTTTGGCGTGCTCTGTGTAAGTGACAGCGTCACGAATCACGTTCTCCAGGAACACCTTCAGAACACCGCGAGTCTCCTCATAGATAAGGCCAGAAATTCGCTTGACACCGCCGCGACGAGCAAGGCGCCGGATAGCTGGCTTAGTGATGCCCTGGATGTTATCGCGCAAAACCTTGCGATGACGCTTAGCGCCTCCCTTACCCAAACCTTTTCCACCCTTACCACGGCCAGACATGACTAAGCAACTCCTAAAACCAACTTAGAAAACCTAAACGCCAAGGCAAAGCAACGCCCTTATATGCAGGGAATTCGGACCTAATTGAAGACTGAAAGCGCGCATACCGGAACTTTGGTCCTGCTTCTTGGCCCTACCCTGCATAGCCCAACCCTGGATGACGTCACCAACGACTCCAGCCTTTGGCATCTGAGCGCCGGCTCCGCGGAGGCGTCTCTTGCAGTTGCTGGGAAATAGGAATGAGAGTTTTAAGGCTGTTTTAACAACCAAATCAGATTAAAGAAATTAACATGTTTAAATTGTTATCAATTGTTCCTTCAGTTGCTTTAGGACGATTGGAGAGGAGCCTCGGTCCACAAGACCGGAAGCCTGAGGAGTGCAGCTTTGTCCCCAAGGTCACAGTGACTGGCTTTCTGCTGCCTGCTGTAAAGCACATGCGGACCGAAACCCCCCTTCGGAAGTGTTTGAAAACTGCAAGATTTCACCCTCTCCATCACCAAGCCAAGGGAAACATAACCAAAAGGGTTTTCTTCCCGATGGCGAAGGCATGATAGGTTAGTGATTCGTGGTAGAATTATTGCCCTCCGCGCGGAGGCCTGATTCTATTCCCAGTTTGTTCTCTTCTTTCCCTGCTTATTAAAATTTGTAATTGCCATTTAAATATCTAACTGCCCCTCACAACTGCACCCAGTGTGTAGGTTTCggggtggggttttttttttttcctttttttaattttattgagacagggtctcgctatgttgcctgcCTGGGTCCCCCAAAGTGCagtgactacaggcgtgagctaccgcgcctagCCCACCAGtgtattgatatttatttttctatccctagttttgttttctgtttgattcTGGTGATTCCTTTTTCCAAAGTGAGTTGGCAACCTGTGGTAGCCAAAGAAGTAGGCAACTGCTCGtaggtttttttcttaaattaggaGGTAGTCTGAACGCATCGCCTGTAAGTAGTTAAGAGTACTGTGAGAGCTTGCCTCTGGCAGAATAGCAGAGTGGCGCAGCGGAAGCGTGCTGGGCCCATAACCCAGAGGTCGATGGATCGAAACCATCCTCtgctagggttttttttttttttttcccccccttgtCTATTTTCCTGaggatcccttttttttttaagttacagttTTTTAGGTTTAACAATGacgaaagaaaacaaaatgaacccGAGTATTTCTTTAATTCCAGAATTACAAGCATTTCCGGGAAATAATGTGAAACTACAATCTCTGCATGTACAATTTTGATTTTCATGGACACCCAAGTGTCATTAATCAATATTTCATCTGTAAACAAAGCAAATTTCTCTTGTTTAGAGGCTATACCACTGTTGCAGCCAGTTATGACAGTTGTAAGTTAACCTGCCAAGCAAGGAGAATGCTTATATAAACTGAGTGccaagggtggggtggggtgggagcccaGGAATGGAGTTTTATATCTTTTGATACATAATTCAGAAAGCACTATTTGCCCAGTAGTTAAGGCAATCGACTAGGAATTCCTAAATCCCCACACAGATTCTTTTCACCTACAAGGATCTTAATCTCGGAAAATGAGTTGCATTTTGAGGTGGGTGTGGAGTCTTCATAGCACTGATTGAACTCTGACCTGAGAAAAACATTTTTGCGGACCCTACTGGTAAATATGTCTCTACTCTCTACCATCTTTTAATATCTCAAATAGAACTATTCGCtgtgcttattttttaaacatgtgtGGACTGCTTTATGCTTCTCTCTCTCAGAAAGGATTCCTATTCAGATATTTATGTGTCACATACTGTATTAGgaactaagaaaaaaacaacaaccttaAGTAGTCTACAGTCTAGAtatgcttttgttgtttttgttttttgttttttgtttgtttatttgtttttgagatgaagtctcactcttgttgcccaggctggagtgcagtggcacgatcttggctcattgcaacctccacctcctgggctcaagagattctcctgcctcagcctcccaagtagctgggattacaggtgcctgccatcatactcagctaatttttgtatttttaataaaggcagggttttaccatgttggccaagctagtcttgaactcctaacctcaggcaatccgccagccttggcctcccaaactgctgggattacaggcttaagccaacGCACCTGGCCCATATGCttttaaacaagtaaatatgtaGAGTGCAATACAGTAATTCTGTGAAAGGATTGTACACTAAGTGCACTGGGAATAAGGAAAATAGTGCTTGTAATCCCATGACCACCCACTAATTCAGTAATTCACCAGAAGTAATCACATGACTCAGCATACTCTCAGTTAAGATTTATTATATCTATTGACCATTTTTTGTTTGGGTTAaagaacatgttttaaaaataaaaacaaaaaagattcatTATAGCACAGGATACAAtgcaagaaaagcagaaaaattatgtatatacacaggTAAATGTGGCTGTTACTATAGGACTGAATGAAGGAGGATGAacacagaaatgaagacaaagacaaaaggaTTTGTTTAaaagaaggggtcagggggctCCTAGCTTCTAGAGAACAAGGGCACTGAGCTTCTACAGCCCTTCGTATTTATTAGGTAGAGTGAACAAGGAGGAAGGGGTAACTGTCGGTCAGCTACTGGATTTATCACAGGCTGACGATTGCTTTCTTTGTTCAACAGACTCTAGATATTCCTATAGATACCTTAAGGAACACGGTGCCTGGGACATGATTGCTCTCAGCATTCCTTCTAGTGGCAGATGCACTTGTCAGTTTGCCAGCATGCTGCTTTCAtgagaacagtttgctgtttgctcatatagcctccagtggtatatTGAGTTGGTCACGTCCCTCATTCCTTTGGCCTCCAACATCTCcccctttttgtttttgcattaattGAATAAAGGCAATTCCAGACTGCAGCTTTCAATTGCCAGTTGGTGGTCCAGCCGATTTTACAGACCATGAacagaaaacagagacacaataaCATTATTCCTATAATTATAAAAGAGACATTGAGGTGCTGTTTAAAGTAGGTCCAAGGGTTAAGCTTCTCTACACCTTGCTGGAATTAGCTCCAAGCTTCTAAAGAGGGCTGATACTCTTAAGTTTGCCTATTCAAATCAAGAATTTTACTCTGTAAATCATTAATATCAAAAGTAACATTGGATGTAAAAGCCCCCTGCAAATGGGCCTTTACAAGTCTCCATGGATATTCACTTTGATTATATTACACAAATTAGTTACACAAATATAAGTATGGTTAAAATGACAATGCAATTGCTGCTGCAACTGCAAACATTGTATTTGTTCTCCTAGCCACAGGACAGTAGTCTTTAACATTGCCACCTCTGTTTGTATTTTggtgttaattttattttgaagcatCCGTGCCTGGTTGGCCATACGCGTCCAATTTTTCACATATTCAGCTGTTTGAATAGAGCTGTGCAGTGCTACTGAGGACACTACAATAGAGGTTATTAGTGTAACTAGGGAGACTGTAGCAAAAATTACCATGCCTAAGGCTCTACAAGCACAGTGAGTGAGCTGAGTAAGAAGGAGTTGTACAAAATATAAAGCCGGGATAGCCACCCAAGGCTCAAACAAATTGACAGGAATCCATAATCTGGGAATGTGACCCGGAATTATTAAGGTGGATATGTTGTGTGTTTGTATCGTGCTATGATTTATGCAGTGATACAGTTGACAGGACTCACAAGTCAAATGGGTGACGTTTACCTGGAGTTGGTCCTTTTTAGCCGCCAGAAAGATACAgggattaaaaacacaaattgtaAATTGAGTGGTAATATTTCTTACAAAGGTAACATTAAAACTGTGTTGAGTCCTATTACTATTATTGGATAGTGTCCTGACCCAGATGCTGCCATTCATAAATGGGAGTGCTAACTTCCATATCGACTGCTGAATTGGGCCCCTCTTTCCTTGATGACGCCACTGAGGCAAAGACGGACTAAAGCCTGTTCCATGCCGAGCCAGTTGCGTGGCAGATTAGGATTGAATCCCAATGCGATATAGCGAAGAAATGTTAAATGTTCACCACCAGTGGCAGCGAAGTTTGTTCCATGAGGTCTGATTCTCATCTCTCCCAAATGACCACAGGGACCCCAGTCAATAATGTCTCCCATTAACATAGACTTGTCTAGCTAAGGGGTCAAGACACTGGATCCAAGGAGGGGGGGTGAGAATTATTGAAGGGAGCCCATTCTGTATAATCAATACAATTTGGACGATGGGGCTGGGAGAGATTAGTAAATCCACCAgtaatattattagagctaaggCCTAATAGGTACATAATGTTTCCATGGTGACTCAACCATGCCTGGGATTGGACTGCAAGGCAACTGCCATTGAGCGATGTATCCTTGGTGATGCATAAAGGGAGTCCCTCCAATGGGGCACTGTAGTTGATACTATTGTTCTGAGAGTCTAATAGTTCTGTGTCAGGGGGAGTTAGGGGTCCTGGGGTCCATGCTCCCTGATCACGATATACTTCAGGAGGAGTGTCACTCCAGAGTACAGGTCGCACTACTCAGGGGTTAGGAACATATGCCCAACATGTTTTTGCTTCTACACAGGGGAAACATACCACACAGGACACTACAGCTAGTATGGCCAAGAACATTGATTCAGGGGTTTTTGCCTGACCCTGGCACTCCAGCATTTTCTCAGCTTCCTGCATGGTTTTCTTGATCTGTCCCCATGTTATGAGGGTGGATGTCAATGTGACTCCAGTCGGCCCTTGTTCCATCTTTGCATTCAGATTCAACTGGCCTATGGCTTGTACTGGGGGAACCGGGCCCATGGTTGCGATCCACGGATCCCTCCAGTCTCCTGTTCCATGGTTGCACGTACCTGGAGGGCACCTACACAGTTTGTCCATCTCCTGTAAAAACACAAGCATACCCTCATCCCCACATCAGCAAATCCACTGGGCCTTTCCATTGTCCTTCTTCTGGGGATTTCCATAACACCTTTGGATAAACTTGCCTCTTTCCCTCTAACACTTGCCAATGTTGTTCTGCTAGAGTCTTACCATCCATACCAGgcatcaaaaaatttaaagtaaacaaCGCTAAATGTAATTTTGTTTAAGGTGGTAGCTGGTCTCCTATTCCCCCTTTTTTTCTCAACATACGCTGTAGTGTTTGATGTGCCCGCTCTATAATGCCTTGTCCTTGGGGATTGTAAGGAATTCCTGTTTCATGAGTGATTGCCCATAACtgtaaaaaattttgaaaagcatgACTAACATAAGCAGGTCCATTGTCAGTTTTTAATTGTTTAGAGACCCCCATATGGGCAAATGACGACAAACAATGCCGTTGGACATGGCCAGCAGTTTCCCCTGTTTGACATGTGGCATGTAACATATTGGAGTAGGTGTCTATAGTCACATGAACATAGCTAAGTTTGCCAAAGGCTGCTGTATGTGCAACATCCATCTGCCAGATTTCATTTGGAGCCAAGCCTCGTGGGTCGCATCCTTCCACAGGTGCAACACCAGGGACATGCTGACAAGTGGGGCAGGCTTGCACAATAGCTTGAGCTTGACTGCAAGGCAGATGGAACATATGAGTAAGGGCAGAGGTGTTTTGATGCAGTAATGCATGGGAAGCTTGGGCTTGTTGGAATACAGAACCAATTAATTTATCTGCTTTATCATTACCTTGAGATAGTGGTCCAGGAAGTTGCGTATGAGAGCGAATAGGGGCAGCACGAGAGAGAATAGCTTGCTGAAGTCTTAGAAACAAATTAAGCAGCTCTGGTTCTAGGGTGCCCTTAATAGTGGCAGTCTCAATGCAACTAGCTGCATTTACAACATAGGCTGAATCACAAACAATATTAATAGGAGATAAAGCCGTGAGCTCTAAAACCTGAATAACTGCGATTAACTCTGAGCATTGAGCTGAAACTCCAGAGATCTTTATTGTTTGAGTATGTTTAGTTGCATAAATAGCTGTGCGGCCTTTGTAAGAGCCATCGGTAAAATATGTCTTTCCACCTGGAATGGGCTTGTGATGGGTAATTACAGGGAGGATAAAAGGGTGAACTTTATAAAATTGCAAAATCTTGTCTGATGGATAATGGTTATCTATTATTCCCACAAAATCTGCAAAAGCAATTTGCCATGCAGTCGACATTTCCCATGCTGCGGCCTGTTGTTGGGAATCCAAGGGAACAATAATTTTATCAGGATCATATCCCGTAAGCATTTTTTACCTATGCCTACCTATTGTTATAAGTTGAGTAATTAAAGAAAGATAAACTTGCAAAGATTTCACTGTCAggttgaataaaaaaaaaaagccattataTTACCATTACAGATTTGTCTATGAATTGGCCTAAAAATCCTGATGGAGAATGGGGTGTAGGaagaataaacaaaagcaaaggcTTTTGTGGCTTTAGCCGGGAGGCATGTTGTTGCTGAAGGATCTGTTCTACACGCTGTCACTCAGCTTCTGCCTCGTTAGTAAGTTGCCGAGGAGAATCTAATGAAGAATCTCTTTGGAGGGTTTGATAAAGGTGTGTGAGTTGGTAGATGGCAATACCTAGCATCAGGCACAGCCAATTGATATCCCCTAATAATTGTTGGAAGTCATTCAGAGTTTGTACCCTCTCCCTACAGAGAGTTACTTTCTGAGGCCGAACACTTCTTCCAGTAACAATAGTACCTAAGTACTGGTATGGGGAGGTTGTTTGCACCTTGTCAGGAGCTATTTTGAGATTCCATGCAGTCAAGACTCATTTTATTTCCCTGAATAACTGATGTAACATTTGATCTGTAGGAGCGGCCAAAAGAATATCATCCATATAATGAATGATGTAGGCATTGGGAAATATATTGTGAGGCTCCTTTAAAGCTTTTCCTACAAAATGCTGACATAACATAGGACTGTTGAGCATGCCTTGGGCTAAAACTTTCCACTGAGAGCGAGAGACAGGCTCTCTTTGATTAATagaaggcacagagaaggcaaATTGAGGCTTATCCTTTTTGTGTAatggtatattaaaaaaaaaaaaacaatctttaaGACCTATTACTACAAGAGTCCAATCTCTTGGAATGGCTGCTGAGGATGACAGACCTTGCTGTAATGCACCCACTGGTTTAATCTGTGCATTAATAGCTCTCAAATCATGTAGCAGTTGCCATTTTCCTGACATTTTTGGATCACAAATACTGGTGAATTCCAGGGGCTGACTATTCTGTATGTTCTGCTTCCAATTGCTCTCTCACTAGCTGATGGAGTTGCATCAGTTTCTCCTGTGATAGGGGCCATTGATCCACCCACACAGGTTTGTCAGTCAGCCACTCTAGCGGCAAAGCAGTGGGTGGAGGAGAAATACCAATGACCCCCACCAAAAATCTTGATGACCTAGCCCTTTTCTGTTTTGTCCAGTTATTGATATTGGATCAGGGTTTCCCTGCAGGGGCTTTCCTAAGCCTTTTCCACTCTGAATcccattttctttaacattttaaatcctGGATTATCAATAGTTTCATTTTTAAGTCTCATGTCCCATGCTGTCAGTAAATCTCGGCCCCATAGATTAACAGCTATATTTGCAACATAAGGTTGAAAAGTACATGACTGTCCATGTGGTCTGAGACAGGATAAAATCTCAGCACTCCATTGAACACTTTGAGCTTTCCTAGTCCCACTAGGGATGTAGAAGTTAATTGCAGGGGTCAAGATGGTGGGCCAATAGTGTTTGGATATTACTAACACATCAGCTCCCGTATCCATAAGCCCAtagaacttatttcctttaatttgcaCTGTACAGGTGGGTCGATTAAATGCTATGGGTTGTGATAGATAAATTTACCGCCTAGTTGTACTTCCAAATCCTTGATTCCCTCGTTTTTCCTTTCATGGGGAAGAGTGCAACTTGCAGGGAATAAGCAATAGTTGAGCAGTATATTCTCCCAGTTCAAAAACCCAAAGATCTTGTGACATTACTActacttgaatttctccttcatAATCACAGTGAACAACTCCGGGGACCATGGTAATGCCCTGTAAGTTAAGACGGCTTTTGCCCAAAATTAATCCCATATATCCTGTTGGCAAAGGTCCCCAAATACCAGTGGGAATCTTTGTGGGTTTGTCTCCTCCAACAAATGTAACCCGTTCTCTGACTGGAAGATCTAATCCTGTGCTTCTGGGTGTTCCTGGGGAGAGGGAATCAATGTTCTTCTGGGAACCCATCCCTGAAATGGGGCTGTGGCCTGGATGGGGAATGCCCTCATTGTTTGAGGGACCCGGATCCAGGCCCCCTTCTCGTTTCCCGACAGGGGGGTGCTATTCTGATGAAATTTTGAGTGGCATTGATTAACCCAATGATTTCCTTTATTACAACGAGTGAAAAGTCCTGGCATTTTTTCTGTCTGGGGGAACTGCATTATAAGATCCTCTCTGCCCAGAGGTCTGATGgcattcttttttgaaatgtccaatttttccacaattataacattttccTACTTTAGGGCTTGACCCTTGGCCCTTTCTAGATTTGTTACTACTAAATTAGCCATTGCTTGAGCCAACATTGTAGAATGATGGAGTTCAGTTCCCACATCCTGACAGGCTTTGAGAAATTTTCCTAAGATCTTTGCACACCTCACAGGTGCCAGAGCACGTTTACAATCTGCACTTGCATTTTCAAAAGATAGAGTCAAAGTAAGCATTTCTGCAGCAGCGGTATGAGGAATCTGATGCCTCACTGCCTCTTGTAATCGTACAACAAAATGTGCATAGGACTCCTGCGACCCTTGCATAACTTGTAGAAAAGATTGTACTGGGACTCCTTGCTCTGGAATGGTGTCCCAGGCGCGTTTAGCAGCCAAGGCAGACTGCTTGTAAGCAGTGCCTGGGAGTGTCCATTGTCGCAGCAGATCTGAATAAGGGCCATTACCCAGTTGCATATCCTCTGTAATGTCCCCGTGTCCAGCAGCACGATTCTGTCTAGTCTGGTCTGCACACAGTTCTAGCCAGTTTAAATTCCATGTCAGATATGCACTACCAGACAAACAAGTGTGAGCCAAATGCTTTATATCAAAGGGTGGAAGGCACATAGCACCGAGTACAGATTCTAGCAATCCTAAAGTAAATGGGCTCTGTATTCCATTATTAACTACACTAGCTTTTAATTCCTTCAACAACTTAAACTCTACCGGGGTGTGTTCATAAGTAAACTGCTGTGGATTATTCAGATTGGGCCTTATGGAAATAGGAAAAGCGCAAGGTCCTAGGGGCTCTCCAGCTATGGCAGCAGCGCAGAGAATTCTTTGTGTTGGGGTCTCTTTCTGCTACTGAAGGAGGCGGTATAGATGTTTCTGCTATTGGGGGGATGGTACAGGCCAATTTTCATCCTTTCctgtttatcattttcttttctttttttttctttttttttttttgagacagagtctggctctgtcacccaggctggagtgcagtggcatgatctcagctcactgcaagctccgcctcccgggttcatgccattctcctgcctcagcctcccaagtagctgggactacaggcacccaccaccacgcctggctaagttccttgcatttttagtagagatggggtttcactgtgttagccaggatggtctcaaatctcctgacctcacgatccgcccgcctcggcctcccaaagtactgggattacaggcgtgagccactgtgcctggcctcctgttTATCATTTTCAATGCATGCTGTGGGTGAGACAAAAGATTCTTTCAATTTTTGAGATTCAGAACATGGCTCCTGTGGTCCAGCAGAATAAGAAGGGGACAATGGCAGAAGGACAGTACAGACTAAACCccaaacagagaaaacagaaggatCAACTTTGAGACCTTTTTGATGAGCCCGTTTTAATCTGTCTCCTACTGGGTCCCAATTTTCCACATTGAGGGTGCCTGTCTGTGGAAACCATGGGTTATGCATAATAAACTCCTGCAGAAGCTTAGTTAGTGTTTGAGAGCTAACCTGAGCATTAAGCAACTGCACATAATGTTGCTCCTCCATAGACAAATTCTGCCCCATGTTACCCTGATTCAGAAACTTCCCGCTCCCAGTACCTCCTCAGGGCACTGACTTTATATCCTCCTCTGGCTGACTCGTCCTGGGGTTCCTCGTTCATCTGATCAGTTTCACTTTCTCTGCTCCAGCAGACCTTCTTCATTCAAGTCTCTGTTTGGATGCCATTGTGGCTGTTACTGTAGGACTAAACGAAGGAGGACAAatgcagaaatgaagacaaagacaaaagaattTGTTTAAAAGAAGGGGTCAGAGGGCTCCTTGCTTCTAGAGAACAAGGGCCCTGAGCTTCTACAGCCCTTCATATTTATTAGGTGGAGTGAACAGGGAGGAAGGGGTAACTGTTGGTCAGCTACTTGATTTATCACAGGCTCACATGATTGCTTTCTTTGTTCAACAGACTCCAGATGTTCCTATAGATAACCTTAAGGAACACGGTGCCTGGGACGTGATtgccctcagcattccttctggTGACAGATGCAGTTGTCAGTTTGCCA encodes:
- the LOC112209429 gene encoding histone H4-like isoform X1, producing MSGRGKGGKGLGKGGAKRHRKVLRDNIQGITKPAIRRLARRGGVKRISGLIYEETRGVLKVFLENVIRDAVTYTEHAKRKTVTAMDVVYALKRQGRTLYGFGG